In Kitasatospora sp. NBC_00240, the following are encoded in one genomic region:
- a CDS encoding type I polyketide synthase — MSNDEKLRDYLKRVTANLQDTRLRLEEAEARYTEPIAIIGMACRYPGGVASPDDLWRLVAEGREALSEFPSDRGWDLDGLYDPDPDHTGTAYTRHGGFLTGAADFDADFFGISPRESSTIDPQQRLLLETAWEAMESAGLDPAALRATPVGVFTGIMYNDYGSRLNPLPAAVEGQIGIGSAPSIASGRIAYTYGFEGPAVTVDTACSSSLVALHLAAQALRSGECTLALAGGATVMSTPNTFVEFSRQRGLSPDGRCKAFSADADGTGWGEGAALLLVERLSDAQANGHPVLAVVRGSAVNQDGTSSQLSAPHGPSQERVIRAALASAGLSAADVDAVEAHGTGTRLGDPIEARALLSTYGQGRPAGRPLWLGSVKSNIGHAQAAAGVAGVIKVVQALRHEVLPATLHVGEPTGEVDWEAGAVELLREPVEWSATAGRPRRAGVSAFGISGTNAHVILEQAPATVRPAAAEPAAAEPNDAEPTETSTETSTEKPAPVLGELVAPVVVSGRSEVALGVAAGRLAGWLEGAGSGVGLSEVAGWSVVRGVRHGLGAAVVSGDRGEVIAGLRALASGVAHPAVVSGGSSGSPGRVVLVFPGQGSQWVGMGVALAGVSPVFAGRLAEAGRALAPFTDWSLEEALVDPVLLERVDVVQPVLWAVMVSLAELWRSSGLRVDGVVGHSQGEIAAAAVSGALSLEDAAAVVALRSRAIRALAGGGGMASVPLSVGEVEGLLSGWGGELEVAAVNGPSSTVVSGSVGAISGLVEWGEGAGVRVRRVPVDYASHSVRVESLRGELSEVLKGVRPRASSVPFYSTVSGGVVDGGSLDAEYWFRNLRSRVLFEDTVRVLAGDGFTTFVEVSAHPVLTVGVQETLAGREDVLVTGTLRRGREDHRPLLSALAAVELRGHRLSWPVEVPALPPGLPTYPFQHRHYWLDAPTHSGRGDASAHPFLDTVVERADDEGLVLTGRISTRSHPWLAEHAVGGTTLFPGTAFAELAASAAGTAGLGTVGELVLSAPLTLADGVLDLQVTLPAADSDGRRTFDVYSRPEQGGPQDWTHHATGTLAGEPLDSAPDFPEQWPPPGAVALDLAVAADRFEAVQVTYGPTYQGLRAAWQHGETVYAEVELPEGAHPDAARYGIHPALLDAALQADVLTGRPGEDGGAPALRLPFAWTGLTLHAVGATLLRVRLDRPAPDTLRVVAVDPEGEPVLTVEALALRPVDPERLTSPVAAPRGPAVPTRAPARRAAGRTAGGSTADRLQRLPAAELERELSSLVRAEVAAVLGYATPEELDLDRAFRDLGFESLTAVQLRDRIAAATGLRLPPTLVFNHPSPRALAAHLHGLLHQGDTPAAADRAPVRTRAAADEPLAIIGMACRYPGGVASPDDLWRLVAEGREALSEFPTDRGWDLDGLYDPDPDRPGTSYTRHGGFLAGAADFDPGFFGINPREALAMDPQQRLLLEASWEAMESAGLDPAALRATPVGVFTGLIYTEYGGRVRGSAPEAEGYLGTGSAGSVASGRIAYTYGFEGPAVTVDTACSSSLVALHLAGQALRSGECTLALVGGATVMSTPDTLIEFSRQRGLSPDGRCRAFSADADGTGFAEGVGLLLVERLSDAQANGHPVLAVVRGSAVNQDGASNGLTAPHGPSQERVIRAALASAGLSAADVDAVEAHGTGTRLGDPIEAQALLAAYGQDRPEDRPLRLGSIKSNIGHAQAAAGVAGVIKVVQALRHEVLPATLHVGEPTAQVDWEAGAVELLREPVPWARGDRPRRAGVSAFGMSGTNAHVLIEEAPAVPVPAVPVAPAPAEEPANPLPVPVVVSGRSEVALGVAAGRLAGWLEGAGSGVGLSEVAGWSVVRGVRHGFGGAVVSGDRGEVIAGLRALASGVAHPAVVSGRALGSPGRVVLVFPGQGSQWVGMGVALAGVSPVFAGRLAEAGRALAPFTDWSLEEALVDPVLLERVDVVQPVLWAVMVSLAELWRSSGLRVDGVVGHSQGEIAAAAVSGALSLEDAAAVVALRSRAIRALAGGGGMASVPLSVGEVEGLLSGWGGELEVAAVNGPSSTVVSGSVGAISGLVEWGEGAGVRVRRVPVDYASHSVRVESLRGELSEVLRGVRPRASSVPFYSTVSGGVVDGGSLDAEYWFRNLRSRVLFEDTVRVLAGDGFTTFVEVSAHPVLTVGVQETLAGREDVLVTGTLRRGREDHRPLLSALAAVELQGHRLSWPVEVPALPPGLPTYPFQHRHYWLDAAPDISDPGHLGLHTAGHPLLDATTDLPDGTTLWTSRISGSTHPWLLDHAVTGTPLLPATAFVELALHAGHRGAVPQLAELTLEAALLLGDGAVHVQTTVQPADDSGARALAVHSRPATAGPDEPWTRHATALLVPQSGLPAGPEPAGAWPPPGAVAVDTTALYDTLAGHGYDYGPAFQGVRAVWRLDGVVHAEIALPEDHAAEAARYGIHPALLDAALHPLAAGLLADGTPDGDAPATALPFAWTGVTLAATGAGTIRVRLERTGPDSVALTATDPAGGPVAAVERIALRPLAPGALAAVRPPRRHQDGLHHLAWKPSGALPADRADWVRLPEQVLGAGAALPDAATLFTEGDAKAPAGAVLPLTVPPGTDVVAATAELLGLVRSWPAQEHLAGTRLTVLTRHAVTTGPADGRVEPVAAALWGLLRSAATEHPGRFALLDTDDRPGSSDVLGAALALDEPQLALRGGEVLNPAVVPLPAGPDLTAPAEGGAWRLTPTGDTLDALALLPAPDAERPLLPGEVRIAVRAAGLNFRDVLITLGVYPDQAQLGTEAAGVVTAVGEGVSTLAPGDRVTGLVNGGIGPVAVTDHRLLARIPAGWTFAQAAAVPAAYLTAYYALVDLAALRPGERLLVHSAAGGVGIAAVQLATHLGAEVFGTAGPGKWEVLAALGIDPARTASSRTLDFERQFLATTAGEGLDVVLNSFTDDFVDASLRLLPRGGRFVEMGKADLRDPATVAGLHPGVTYRSFDLLEAGPQRIGELLTELLALFGSGALSLPPVTVWPVGRAGEAIRHLGQARHTGKVVVTVPAPLDPAGTVLVTGGTGTLGALTARHLVREHGARHLLLVGRQGPQAPGAAELAAELTGLGAQVTVAACDVSDRDTVAELLAGVPAEHPLTLVVHAAGALADGVLETLDAERLEAVLGPKARAAGHLDELTRQADLADLVLFSSVSGVLGGGGQANYAAANAYLDALAQRRAADGLPATSLAWGLWQRASGLTGHLDGTDRARLARGGLVPLGDHEGLALLDAARRTGRPAVVTARFDLRADAGPDDVPALLRSLVRTPARRSAAAGPAAGAPGSLATRLAALDAAGRAEALLQLVRSQAAAVLGHGTVDEVADDRAFKEIGFDSLTAVELRNRLGAATGLRLPPTTVFDHPTPQALAGHLHRTLAPEDDGPDPLLRELDRLEALLPALAAAEGTRGAVGRRLRELLWRFDDGPAEAAAQSATDLATATDEELFAALDDEFERPGTEF; from the coding sequence ATGTCGAACGACGAGAAGCTCCGCGACTACCTGAAGCGCGTCACGGCCAACCTGCAGGACACCCGCCTGCGCCTTGAGGAGGCCGAGGCCAGGTACACGGAGCCGATCGCGATCATCGGTATGGCGTGCCGTTATCCGGGGGGTGTCGCCTCGCCGGACGATCTGTGGCGGCTGGTGGCGGAGGGGCGTGAGGCGCTGTCGGAGTTCCCGTCGGACCGGGGCTGGGACCTGGACGGGCTCTACGACCCGGACCCGGACCACACCGGCACCGCGTACACCCGGCACGGCGGATTCCTCACCGGCGCCGCCGACTTCGACGCCGACTTCTTCGGCATCAGCCCCCGCGAGAGCAGCACCATCGACCCGCAGCAGCGCCTCCTGCTGGAGACGGCCTGGGAGGCGATGGAGAGCGCCGGCCTGGACCCGGCGGCGCTGCGCGCCACCCCGGTCGGCGTCTTCACCGGAATCATGTACAACGACTACGGCTCCCGCCTCAACCCGCTGCCCGCGGCGGTCGAGGGGCAGATCGGCATCGGCAGCGCGCCGAGCATCGCCTCCGGCCGGATCGCCTACACCTACGGGTTCGAGGGCCCGGCGGTGACGGTCGACACCGCCTGCTCGTCCTCGCTGGTCGCCCTGCACCTGGCCGCGCAGGCGCTGCGCTCCGGCGAGTGCACGCTCGCCCTGGCGGGCGGTGCCACCGTGATGTCCACCCCCAACACCTTCGTGGAGTTCAGCCGTCAGCGCGGTCTCTCCCCGGACGGTCGCTGCAAGGCGTTCTCCGCCGACGCGGACGGCACCGGCTGGGGCGAGGGCGCGGCGCTGCTGCTGGTGGAGCGGCTGTCGGACGCGCAGGCCAACGGGCACCCCGTCCTCGCGGTGGTGCGCGGTTCGGCCGTCAACCAGGACGGCACCAGCAGCCAGCTCTCGGCCCCGCACGGTCCTTCGCAGGAGCGGGTGATCCGGGCGGCGCTGGCGTCGGCCGGGCTGAGCGCGGCGGACGTGGACGCGGTGGAGGCGCACGGGACGGGCACCCGGCTGGGTGACCCGATCGAGGCGCGGGCGCTGCTGTCGACGTACGGACAGGGGCGGCCGGCCGGGCGGCCGTTGTGGCTGGGCTCGGTCAAGTCGAACATCGGGCACGCGCAGGCGGCGGCCGGTGTGGCCGGGGTGATCAAGGTGGTGCAGGCGCTGCGGCACGAGGTGCTGCCGGCCACCCTGCACGTCGGTGAGCCGACCGGCGAGGTGGACTGGGAGGCGGGCGCGGTGGAGCTGCTGCGTGAGCCGGTGGAGTGGTCGGCCACCGCCGGCAGGCCGCGCCGGGCCGGGGTCTCCGCCTTCGGCATCAGCGGCACCAACGCCCACGTGATCCTCGAACAGGCCCCCGCGACCGTGCGGCCGGCCGCCGCCGAGCCGGCCGCCGCCGAGCCGAACGACGCCGAGCCGACCGAGACGTCGACCGAGACGTCGACCGAGAAGCCGGCGCCGGTGCTGGGTGAGCTTGTCGCCCCGGTGGTGGTGTCGGGTCGGTCGGAGGTGGCGTTGGGTGTGGCGGCTGGGCGGTTGGCGGGTTGGTTGGAGGGTGCGGGTTCGGGTGTGGGGTTGTCGGAGGTTGCTGGGTGGTCGGTGGTGCGTGGGGTGCGGCATGGGTTGGGTGCCGCGGTGGTGTCGGGTGATCGTGGTGAGGTGATTGCGGGGTTGCGGGCGTTGGCGTCGGGGGTGGCGCATCCGGCGGTGGTGTCGGGTGGGTCGTCGGGGTCGCCTGGTCGGGTGGTGTTGGTGTTCCCGGGTCAGGGTTCGCAGTGGGTGGGGATGGGTGTGGCGTTGGCGGGGGTGTCGCCGGTGTTCGCGGGGCGTCTTGCGGAGGCGGGGCGGGCGTTGGCGCCGTTCACGGATTGGTCGTTGGAGGAGGCGTTGGTTGATCCGGTGTTGTTGGAGCGGGTTGATGTGGTGCAGCCGGTGTTGTGGGCGGTGATGGTGTCGTTGGCGGAGTTGTGGCGTTCGTCGGGGTTGCGGGTGGATGGGGTGGTGGGGCATTCGCAGGGGGAGATTGCTGCTGCTGCGGTGTCGGGGGCGTTGAGTCTGGAGGATGCGGCGGCGGTGGTGGCGTTGCGGTCGCGGGCGATCCGGGCGTTGGCGGGTGGGGGTGGGATGGCGTCGGTGCCGTTGTCGGTGGGTGAGGTTGAGGGTCTGTTGTCGGGGTGGGGTGGGGAGTTGGAGGTGGCGGCGGTGAACGGGCCGTCGTCGACAGTGGTGTCGGGTTCGGTTGGTGCGATCTCGGGTTTGGTGGAGTGGGGTGAGGGTGCGGGGGTGCGGGTGCGTCGGGTGCCGGTGGACTACGCGTCGCATTCGGTGCGGGTGGAGTCGTTGCGTGGTGAGTTGTCGGAGGTGTTGAAGGGGGTTCGTCCGCGGGCGTCTTCGGTGCCGTTCTATTCGACGGTGTCGGGTGGGGTGGTGGACGGTGGGTCGTTGGACGCGGAGTACTGGTTCCGGAATCTGCGGTCCCGGGTGTTGTTCGAGGACACGGTGCGGGTGTTGGCGGGGGACGGGTTCACGACGTTTGTGGAGGTGAGTGCGCATCCGGTGTTGACGGTGGGGGTGCAGGAGACGCTGGCCGGGCGTGAGGACGTGTTGGTGACGGGGACGTTGCGGCGTGGGCGGGAGGATCATCGTCCGTTGCTGTCGGCGTTGGCGGCGGTGGAGTTGCGGGGTCACCGGTTGTCGTGGCCGGTGGAGGTGCCGGCGCTCCCGCCGGGCCTGCCCACGTATCCCTTCCAGCACCGCCACTACTGGCTCGACGCCCCCACCCACTCCGGTCGCGGTGACGCCTCCGCACACCCCTTCCTGGACACCGTCGTCGAACGGGCCGACGACGAGGGCCTCGTCCTCACCGGCCGGATCTCCACCCGCAGCCACCCATGGCTGGCCGAGCACGCGGTCGGCGGCACCACGCTCTTCCCGGGCACGGCCTTCGCCGAACTCGCCGCCTCCGCCGCCGGAACGGCCGGCCTCGGCACCGTCGGCGAACTCGTCCTGTCGGCGCCGCTGACCCTGGCCGACGGCGTGCTCGACCTCCAGGTCACCCTGCCGGCCGCGGACAGCGACGGCCGCCGCACCTTCGACGTCTACTCCCGCCCTGAGCAGGGCGGACCGCAGGACTGGACCCACCACGCGACCGGCACCCTCGCCGGCGAACCCCTCGACAGCGCACCGGACTTTCCCGAGCAGTGGCCGCCGCCGGGGGCCGTCGCGCTCGACCTCGCGGTCGCCGCCGACCGCTTCGAAGCCGTCCAGGTCACCTACGGCCCCACCTACCAGGGCCTGCGGGCCGCCTGGCAGCACGGGGAAACCGTCTACGCCGAGGTCGAGCTGCCGGAGGGCGCCCACCCGGACGCCGCCCGCTACGGCATCCACCCCGCCCTGCTCGACGCCGCCCTCCAGGCCGACGTGCTGACCGGCCGGCCGGGCGAGGACGGCGGCGCCCCCGCGCTGCGGCTGCCGTTCGCCTGGACCGGCCTCACCCTGCACGCCGTCGGCGCCACCCTGCTGCGGGTACGCCTCGACCGGCCGGCCCCGGACACGCTCCGCGTCGTGGCCGTCGACCCCGAGGGCGAGCCCGTGCTCACCGTCGAGGCCCTCGCCCTGCGCCCGGTGGACCCCGAGCGGCTGACCTCCCCGGTGGCCGCCCCGCGCGGACCGGCCGTGCCCACCCGCGCCCCGGCCCGCCGCGCCGCCGGCCGCACGGCCGGCGGCTCCACCGCCGACCGCCTGCAGCGGCTGCCCGCCGCCGAGTTGGAGCGGGAGCTGAGCTCCCTCGTCCGCGCCGAGGTCGCCGCGGTGCTCGGCTACGCCACCCCCGAGGAACTCGACCTGGACCGGGCCTTCCGCGACCTCGGCTTCGAATCGCTGACCGCCGTCCAGCTGCGTGACCGGATCGCCGCCGCCACCGGCCTGCGGCTGCCGCCCACGCTGGTGTTCAACCACCCCAGCCCCCGGGCGCTCGCCGCGCACCTGCACGGCCTGCTGCACCAGGGCGACACCCCGGCCGCGGCCGACCGGGCCCCGGTCCGGACGCGGGCCGCCGCCGACGAACCGCTGGCCATCATCGGTATGGCGTGCCGTTACCCGGGGGGTGTGGCCTCGCCGGACGATCTGTGGCGGCTGGTGGCCGAGGGGCGGGAGGCGCTGTCGGAGTTCCCGACGGACCGGGGCTGGGACCTCGACGGGCTCTACGACCCGGACCCGGACCGGCCCGGCACCTCGTACACCCGGCACGGCGGATTCCTGGCCGGCGCCGCCGACTTCGACCCGGGGTTCTTCGGCATCAACCCGCGCGAGGCCCTCGCGATGGACCCGCAGCAGCGGCTGCTGCTGGAGGCTTCCTGGGAGGCGATGGAGAGCGCCGGCCTGGACCCGGCGGCGCTCCGCGCCACCCCGGTCGGCGTCTTCACCGGGCTGATCTACACCGAGTACGGGGGCCGGGTGCGCGGTTCCGCCCCTGAGGCCGAGGGCTACCTCGGCACCGGCAGCGCGGGCAGCGTCGCCTCCGGCCGGATCGCCTACACCTACGGGTTCGAGGGCCCGGCGGTGACGGTCGACACCGCCTGCTCGTCCTCGCTGGTCGCCCTGCACCTCGCGGGCCAAGCGCTGCGCTCCGGCGAGTGCACGCTCGCCCTGGTCGGCGGCGCGACGGTGATGTCGACCCCGGACACGCTGATCGAGTTCAGCCGTCAGCGCGGTCTCTCCCCGGACGGCCGCTGCCGGGCGTTCTCCGCCGACGCGGACGGCACCGGATTCGCCGAAGGCGTGGGCCTGCTGCTGGTGGAGCGGCTGTCGGACGCGCAGGCCAACGGGCACCCCGTGCTCGCGGTGGTGCGCGGTTCGGCCGTCAACCAGGACGGCGCCAGCAACGGACTGACCGCTCCGCACGGTCCTTCGCAGGAGCGGGTGATCCGGGCGGCGCTGGCGTCGGCCGGGTTGAGCGCGGCGGACGTGGACGCGGTGGAGGCGCACGGGACGGGCACCCGGCTGGGCGACCCGATCGAGGCGCAGGCCCTGCTCGCCGCCTACGGACAGGACCGCCCCGAGGACCGCCCGCTGCGACTGGGCTCGATCAAGTCGAACATCGGGCACGCGCAGGCGGCGGCCGGTGTGGCCGGGGTGATCAAGGTGGTGCAGGCGCTGCGGCACGAGGTGCTGCCCGCCACCCTGCACGTCGGCGAGCCCACCGCCCAGGTCGACTGGGAGGCGGGCGCCGTCGAGCTGCTCCGCGAGCCCGTCCCCTGGGCCAGGGGCGACCGGCCGCGCCGGGCCGGGGTCTCCGCCTTCGGCATGAGCGGCACCAACGCGCACGTCCTGATCGAGGAGGCGCCGGCCGTCCCGGTGCCCGCCGTCCCCGTGGCCCCCGCCCCCGCCGAGGAGCCCGCGAATCCGCTGCCCGTTCCGGTGGTGGTGTCGGGTCGGTCGGAGGTGGCGTTGGGTGTGGCGGCTGGTCGGTTGGCGGGTTGGTTGGAGGGTGCGGGTTCGGGTGTGGGGTTGTCGGAGGTTGCTGGGTGGTCGGTGGTGCGTGGGGTGCGGCATGGGTTCGGTGGGGCGGTGGTGTCGGGTGATCGTGGTGAGGTGATTGCGGGGTTGCGGGCGTTGGCGTCGGGGGTGGCGCATCCGGCGGTGGTGTCGGGGCGTGCTTTGGGGTCGCCTGGTCGGGTGGTGTTGGTGTTCCCGGGTCAGGGTTCGCAGTGGGTGGGGATGGGTGTGGCGTTGGCGGGTGTGTCGCCGGTGTTCGCGGGGCGTCTTGCGGAGGCGGGGCGGGCGTTGGCGCCGTTCACGGATTGGTCGTTGGAGGAGGCGTTGGTTGATCCGGTGTTGTTGGAGCGGGTTGATGTGGTGCAGCCGGTGTTGTGGGCGGTGATGGTGTCGTTGGCGGAGTTGTGGCGTTCGTCGGGGTTGCGGGTGGATGGGGTGGTGGGGCATTCGCAGGGGGAGATTGCTGCTGCTGCGGTGTCGGGGGCGTTGAGTCTGGAGGATGCGGCGGCGGTGGTGGCGTTGCGGTCGCGGGCGATCCGGGCGTTGGCGGGTGGGGGTGGGATGGCGTCGGTGCCGTTGTCGGTGGGTGAGGTCGAGGGTCTGTTGTCGGGGTGGGGTGGGGAGTTGGAGGTGGCGGCGGTGAACGGGCCGTCGTCGACAGTGGTGTCGGGTTCGGTTGGTGCGATCTCGGGTTTGGTGGAGTGGGGTGAGGGTGCGGGGGTGCGGGTGCGTCGGGTGCCGGTGGACTACGCGTCGCATTCGGTGCGGGTGGAGTCGTTGCGTGGTGAGTTGTCGGAGGTGTTGAGGGGGGTTCGTCCGCGGGCGTCTTCGGTGCCGTTCTATTCGACGGTGTCGGGTGGGGTGGTGGACGGTGGGTCGTTGGACGCGGAGTACTGGTTCCGGAATCTGCGGTCCCGGGTGTTGTTCGAGGACACGGTGCGGGTGTTGGCGGGGGACGGGTTCACGACGTTCGTGGAGGTGAGTGCGCATCCGGTGTTGACGGTGGGGGTGCAGGAGACGCTGGCCGGGCGTGAGGACGTGTTGGTGACGGGGACGTTGCGGCGTGGGCGGGAGGATCATCGTCCGTTGCTGTCGGCGTTGGCGGCGGTGGAGTTGCAGGGTCACCGGTTGTCGTGGCCGGTGGAGGTGCCGGCGCTCCCGCCGGGCCTGCCCACGTATCCCTTCCAGCACCGCCACTACTGGCTCGACGCCGCCCCCGACATCAGCGACCCCGGGCACCTCGGCCTGCACACCGCCGGCCACCCGCTGCTGGACGCCACCACCGACCTGCCGGACGGCACCACCCTCTGGACCAGCCGGATCTCGGGGAGCACCCACCCGTGGCTGCTCGACCACGCCGTCACCGGCACCCCGCTGCTGCCCGCCACCGCCTTCGTGGAGCTGGCCCTGCACGCCGGCCACCGGGGCGCCGTCCCGCAGCTGGCCGAACTCACCCTGGAGGCGGCCCTGCTGCTCGGCGACGGCGCCGTGCACGTCCAGACCACCGTGCAGCCCGCCGACGACTCCGGCGCCCGGGCGCTGGCCGTCCACTCCCGGCCCGCCACCGCGGGCCCGGATGAGCCGTGGACCCGGCACGCCACGGCCCTCCTCGTGCCGCAGTCCGGCCTGCCCGCCGGGCCGGAGCCGGCCGGTGCCTGGCCGCCGCCCGGCGCCGTCGCCGTCGACACCACGGCGCTGTACGACACGCTGGCCGGGCACGGCTACGACTACGGTCCGGCCTTCCAGGGGGTCCGCGCCGTCTGGCGGCTCGACGGCGTCGTCCACGCGGAGATCGCCCTGCCCGAGGACCACGCGGCGGAGGCCGCCCGCTACGGCATCCACCCCGCCCTGCTCGACGCCGCCCTGCACCCACTGGCCGCGGGCCTGCTCGCCGACGGCACACCGGACGGCGACGCCCCGGCCACCGCCCTGCCCTTCGCCTGGACGGGCGTCACCCTGGCCGCGACCGGCGCCGGCACGATCCGGGTCCGCCTGGAGCGGACGGGCCCCGACTCGGTCGCCCTGACCGCCACCGACCCGGCGGGCGGCCCGGTCGCGGCCGTCGAGCGGATCGCCCTACGACCGCTGGCCCCCGGCGCGCTGGCCGCGGTCCGCCCGCCCCGCCGCCACCAGGACGGGCTGCACCACCTGGCCTGGAAGCCCTCCGGGGCCCTCCCCGCGGACCGCGCCGACTGGGTCCGGCTGCCCGAGCAAGTCCTGGGGGCCGGCGCGGCCCTGCCCGACGCGGCCACGCTCTTCACCGAGGGTGACGCGAAGGCACCCGCCGGCGCCGTCCTGCCGCTCACCGTCCCGCCCGGCACCGACGTCGTCGCGGCCACCGCCGAACTGCTCGGCCTGGTCCGCAGCTGGCCCGCCCAGGAGCACCTGGCCGGCACCCGGCTGACCGTGCTGACCCGGCACGCCGTCACCACCGGCCCCGCCGACGGCCGGGTCGAGCCCGTCGCCGCGGCCCTCTGGGGCCTGCTGCGGAGCGCCGCGACCGAGCACCCCGGCCGCTTCGCCCTGCTCGACACCGACGACCGGCCCGGCTCGTCCGACGTCCTGGGCGCCGCCCTCGCGCTGGACGAGCCGCAGCTCGCCCTACGCGGGGGTGAGGTCCTCAACCCGGCGGTGGTCCCGCTGCCCGCCGGACCGGACCTCACCGCGCCCGCCGAGGGCGGTGCGTGGCGGCTCACCCCGACCGGCGACACCCTCGACGCCCTCGCCCTGCTGCCCGCACCGGACGCCGAGCGCCCGCTCCTCCCCGGGGAGGTGCGCATCGCCGTCCGCGCCGCCGGGCTGAACTTCCGCGACGTGCTCATCACCCTCGGCGTCTACCCGGACCAGGCACAGCTCGGCACCGAGGCGGCCGGGGTGGTCACCGCCGTCGGGGAGGGCGTCAGCACGCTCGCCCCCGGCGACCGGGTCACCGGACTGGTGAACGGCGGGATCGGGCCGGTCGCGGTCACCGACCACCGGCTCCTCGCGAGGATCCCCGCCGGCTGGACCTTCGCCCAGGCCGCCGCCGTGCCCGCGGCCTACCTCACCGCCTACTACGCGCTGGTCGACCTGGCCGCCCTGCGCCCCGGCGAACGGCTGCTGGTGCACTCGGCGGCCGGCGGGGTCGGCATCGCCGCCGTCCAGCTCGCCACCCACCTCGGGGCCGAGGTGTTCGGCACCGCCGGGCCCGGCAAGTGGGAGGTGCTCGCGGCGCTCGGCATCGACCCGGCCCGCACCGCCTCCTCGCGGACGCTGGACTTCGAGCGGCAGTTCCTGGCGACCACGGCGGGGGAGGGCCTGGACGTGGTGCTGAACTCCTTCACCGACGACTTCGTCGACGCCTCCCTGCGACTGCTCCCGCGCGGCGGCCGTTTCGTCGAGATGGGCAAGGCCGACCTGCGGGACCCGGCCACCGTGGCCGGGCTGCACCCCGGCGTGACGTACCGCTCCTTCGACCTGCTGGAGGCCGGGCCGCAGCGCATCGGCGAACTGCTCACCGAACTGCTGGCGCTGTTCGGGAGCGGGGCGCTGAGCCTGCCCCCGGTCACCGTCTGGCCGGTCGGCCGGGCCGGTGAGGCGATCCGCCATCTCGGCCAGGCCCGGCACACCGGCAAGGTGGTCGTCACCGTCCCCGCGCCGCTCGACCCGGCGGGCACCGTCCTGGTCACCGGAGGCACCGGCACCCTCGGCGCGCTGACCGCCCGCCACCTCGTCCGGGAGCACGGCGCCCGGCACCTGCTGCTGGTCGGCCGGCAGGGACCGCAGGCACCCGGCGCGGCCGAGCTGGCGGCCGAGCTGACCGGCCTGGGCGCGCAGGTCACCGTCGCCGCCTGCGACGTCTCCGACCGCGACACTGTCGCGGAACTGCTCGCCGGTGTCCCCGCCGAGCACCCGCTGACCCTGGTGGTGCACGCCGCCGGCGCCCTGGCCGACGGTGTGCTGGAGACCCTCGACGCGGAGCGGCTGGAGGCCGTCCTCGGCCCGAAGGCCCGCGCCGCCGGACACCTGGACGAGCTGACCCGGCAGGCGGACCTCGCCGACCTGGTGTTGTTCTCCTCCGTCTCCGGTGTGCTCGGCGGCGGCGGGCAGGCCAACTACGCGGCCGCCAACGCCTACCTGGACGCCCTCGCCCAGCGCCGCGCCGCCGACGGCCTCCCCGCGACCTCGCTCGCCTGGGGCCTGTGGCAGCGGGCGAGCGGTCTGACCGGTCACCTGGACGGCACCGACCGGGCGCGGCTGGCCCGCGGCGGCCTGGTGCCGCTGGGCGACCACGAGGGCCTGGCGCTGCTGGACGCGGCCCGGCGGACGGGGCGGCCGGCCGTCGTCACGGCCCGGTTCGACCTGCGGGCCGACGCCGGTCCGGACGACGTCCCGGCGCTGCTGCGGTCCCTGGTCCGTACCCCGGCCCGGCGCAGCGCCGCCGCCGGGCCCGCCGCCGGGGCACCCGGCTCGCTGGCGACGCGGCTGGCCGCACTGGACGCGGCCGGCCGGGCCGAGGCCCTGCTGCAGCTGGTGCGCTCGCAGGCCGCGGCCGTCCTCGGACACGGCACCGTCGACGAGGTCGCCGACGACCGGGCGTTCAAGGAGATCGGCTTCGACTCGCTGACCGCCGTCGAGCTGCGCAACCGGCTCGGCGCGGCGACCGGACTGCGGCTGCCTCCCACCACCGTGTTCGACCATCCCACCCCGCAGGCCCTGGCCGGTCATCTGCACCGGACCCTCGCCCCCGAGGACGACGGCCCCGACCCGCTGCTGCGCGAACTCGACCGGCTGGAGGCCCTGCTGCCGGCGCTGGCCGCCGCCGAGGGCACCCGCGGCGCGGTCGGCCGGCGGCTGCGGGAACTGCTCTGGCGCTTCGACGACGGCCCGGCCGAGGCCGCCGCGCAGTCGGCGACCGACCTGGCGACGGCCACCGACGAGGAACTGTTCGCCGCCCTGGACGACGAGTTCGAACGACCCGGAACGGAGTTCTGA